In Stomoxys calcitrans chromosome 2, idStoCalc2.1, whole genome shotgun sequence, the following proteins share a genomic window:
- the LOC106080552 gene encoding small ribosomal subunit protein uS3m, translating to MLALQKINPILLKQSIENIKCIASIHTTASCQKTQSGRYRITNKRNKPLTYEMANPPHYIAHRKSWNSWNTSTMLDGLRPSQTAIEDVFIRKFINGTWHSLVCSEVIIKRQHNMIRISAIVRQAISARKMYFLIGYTEELLSYWMQCPVTLELQTVQDKNDVVFKYI from the exons ATGTTAGCTTTGCAAAAG ATCAATCCAATCCTTTTAAAGCAATCAATTGAGAATATAAAATGTATTGCTTCAATACATACAACGGCATCATGTCAAAAAACCCAGTCCGGACGATATCGCATAACCAACAAACGTAACAAACCTCTCACTTATGAGATGGCTAATCCCCCACATTACATTGCCCATAGAAAATCATGGAACTCCTGGAACACCT CCACAATGTTGGATGGACTACGTCCCTCTCAAACCGCTATCGAAGATGTGTTTATACGCAAATTTATAAATGGAACATGGCATTCATTGGTCTGCTCCGAAGTTATTATAAAGCGACAACATAATATGATTCGCATAAGTGCTATAGTGCGACAGGCCATAAGTGCGcgtaaaatgtattttttgatTGGCTACACAGAGGAGCTTCTGTCCTATTGGATGCAATGCCCTGTTACGCTTGAACTGCAAACAGTACAGGACAAAAATGATGTTGTTTTCAAGTATATTTAA